TGAAGCCAGCGAAGAAGAGCTTGTCGAAGCAAGAAGAAAACGAGACATCATAAAAAGATATGAGACGAGCGATCTGTCCTCTAAAAAGTTTTGCGAAAGCGAAAGCATCAGCGAAGCAAACCTTTTTAGATGGCAAAGAGCCTATAAGGAGCAAAATTTACGCGGTCTGCTTGATAGACGCGGCAAAAAGAAGGGCTCACATAAGCTTGAAGAGTGGATGAAGGAATTCATACTCACTAAATTTAGAGCTTACGGGGCTGGTGATCTAAACATCACACAGCTTTGGAAAGAGCTTCATTTCGAATATGGTAAGCGAACGGGTAAATTCAGTGCACCTGACTTTCTTCAAGGCAAGGTAACGCCACTATTCGATACTGGCGTGATCAGTAGGTTTTTAAAAGAATATAAAGCCAAGAACATACTAGACACCATCGTCTCAACCAAAGGCATAGATAAAACCATAAGCTACCTTGACCCGGCTCACGGCACACAAGGCATATTCGTGACTAGACGAAATCAGTGCTGGCAGATAGACAGCTCAAAGCTCGATGTCATCGTGCGAGACGGCAAAGGCGGAGTGCAGGTAAGACCAAATATCCTATCTATCATAGACGTATTCAGCGGTAGATGTGTGGCGACTTTGGCTGAGACGTCAAATGCATTAGGCATAACTCGCTTGCTTTGGAGAGCTATTGAGCTTTTAGGCAAGCCTGAGTGTATAAAAGGTGATAACGGTAAAGACTATATAAGTAAAGAATTTCAAGACCTGCTTGAAGGTCTTGGTATAGACTATGACGCTGCAAGAGCCTATCATGGCAAAGACAAAGCCTTTGTCGAAAGACATTTTGGCACGATTCAGCGAAGCAAGATGGCCCATACTCCGGGCTATATAGGTGGAAGTGTTGCAAAGCGCGAAAACATAGAGCAGCAAACCCCTAAAAAAGAGCGACACGCAAAAGATGAGTATGGCTGGATAAAAAAGACCAATCAAAAACATCTACTAACGTATGATGACATGAGGAAGCGATTTGAAACAGCTGTGCTTGAGTGGGATATAACTGCCGTAAAACGCAAAAAGAATTCTCCTATACAAAGGTGGAATAGCGACGATACACCGCTAAAAACTATTGAATATGAGAGATTTTTACTCTTTGCCGGTAGTAAAGGCATCCATAAAGTCAGCAAAAAAGGCATAACGATCGATAAGATAACCTATGTATCGCGCATGCTGCCTGATGTCAGGACAGAGGTTAGAGTAAGCGTGAATATAGACAACGTGAGCGAGGCATTCATATATACGCTTGATGGAGAGTTCATCTGTAAAGCCACAGATAGTAGCT
The nucleotide sequence above comes from Campylobacter concisus. Encoded proteins:
- a CDS encoding DDE-type integrase/transposase/recombinase encodes the protein MFYVETQVASLVFGVCERGLRLATQRNSTKYPFLRLQDAGTRSRGGVKLLFEVEIADISSLVRAKKLSSDVEIYVLDSGTESKNGLKMMKFSEIKNTKTHSNDNNEQDEGDIYLEASEEELVEARRKRDIIKRYETSDLSSKKFCESESISEANLFRWQRAYKEQNLRGLLDRRGKKKGSHKLEEWMKEFILTKFRAYGAGDLNITQLWKELHFEYGKRTGKFSAPDFLQGKVTPLFDTGVISRFLKEYKAKNILDTIVSTKGIDKTISYLDPAHGTQGIFVTRRNQCWQIDSSKLDVIVRDGKGGVQVRPNILSIIDVFSGRCVATLAETSNALGITRLLWRAIELLGKPECIKGDNGKDYISKEFQDLLEGLGIDYDAARAYHGKDKAFVERHFGTIQRSKMAHTPGYIGGSVAKRENIEQQTPKKERHAKDEYGWIKKTNQKHLLTYDDMRKRFETAVLEWDITAVKRKKNSPIQRWNSDDTPLKTIEYERFLLFAGSKGIHKVSKKGITIDKITYVSRMLPDVRTEVRVSVNIDNVSEAFIYTLDGEFICKATDSSLMQLRADEFKIANRLFNDRLKAVRKGVSQAKLSEFTKLNVDYDLAQMQAAHQEALKKENKIVENSNIDSIKEAIAQQEAVSEITSARFDYSKIEITGEVKRNAKRSILDMAIDRASGE